The genomic window GAATTTCGCCTTCGAGCCTGCCGCGACAGCGGCGGCACCGAAGGCGAAATTCCGGCCTCGCATCTTCGCGCCGCGCGTGCCTTGCCTCCCGGTGCCCGACGCCTTGCCCGCCCGCCAAAGCCGAACGGGGGGGCCGGGGGGCGTGACGCCCCCCCGGTGGGGTCTGGGGCAACGCCCCAGTGGGGAGGGTCCGGGAGGGGCAACGCCCCTCCCGGGGTCTAGCGCCCGAGGTCGATCTCGCCGGTTTGTTTGAGACGGCGCAGGAGCTTGTCGCTTGCGGCCAGGGCCGGGGCCTTGGTGTCGAAGGCGGCCAGGACCATGCCGCAGAACTTGTCGCCCTTGTAGATTTCGATGCGGTAGATGGTGCCGGCCTTGTCCACGGAGTAGCCGGGCTGGAGATCGGACAGGGCCAGCGTCAGGCCGGCTTCGTTGGCCAGGCCGGGTTTGGAGAAGCCGATGATGTTGGCCCGGTAGTCGGCGCCGGTTTCGACGCGGAAGTTCTTGGCCACGGGCACGACCCGGCCGAAGGGCACCACGCGCTTGACCCCGTCGATTTCCATGGGCACGGCGTCGAGGCTGGTGTCGTATTCGCAGTATTGGGGATCGAGTTCGGTGACGTTTTTATTGCCGAAATAGACCTTGAGGCTTTTTTCCGCCGAAACCAGGGCCATGATGGGGCTGCCCGGGCGGTATTCCACGGCGCTGCCTTTTTTGAGCGGAATGTAGCGCAGCCGTTCCCGGGCGTTGCGCAGGTCGAGGTAGACCTTGTTGTCGAAAAACGACACGGCCACGTTGCTTTGCAGGGCGTCGGCCACCTGCGGCGTGGCCAGTTCGAAGGCGCGTTCGAATGCGATGCCAAACGAGCGCAGGAAGCTTTCGACCACGGCCAGGTGGTAGTAGGCCGACAGGAAGGGGCTGACGTTCTTGCTGCCCTCGATGCCGAAGGCCGGCTTGCCGTTGTTGATGGCGAAGTAGGTCAGGGTCTTGGACATCTCCTTGGCGGTTTCGTCGTCGAGGCCCCGGGTGTGGGTGTTTTTGACGTGGTAGGCGTGCATGGGGTCGTAGAGGCGTTCGTTGGCCTCGGCGGCGGCCTTTTCGGCCAGGGCGGCCAGGTCGCCGAAGCGCGAGGCCGGCACGCTGTCCTGGTCGATGATGACGGACTGGCCCCAACGCTTGGGGTTTTGCCATTCGGAGACGTAGGTGGGGCTGTAAAAGCCCCAGCCGTCGTGGAGGTGCAGCACGGCCTCGACGCCGGGGTCGGTGATGATGCCTTTTATTTTCTGGATGGCTTCGTATTCCGGGTCCTTGGGGTCGAGGTCGGCGAACTTGCGGTTCATGTCGCCGTGCATGCCCCGGGAGTTGTGGATCATGGACAGGAAATTGAGGTTGGGCACCACCCACACGGCCCCGGACTTGATCTTGTAGTGGGAAACGAGCAGGGCGGCGGTGTAGAAGCCGCCGGGCTCGTCGCCCTGGATGCCGCCGACGACCAGGATGGTCGGGCCGGGGCGGCCGGATTCGAGCTTGTGCAGGGTGAAATCCAGATTGCCGCCTCGGGCGGTCGCGGCCAGCACCAGGAGCAGGAATGTGGTCAGAAAAAGGCGCATGGGACCTCGACGGGGTGGTATTGCCTGCCACGACCCGGGGAAGCAAGCCCTTCCGGCATAGTCCAAAAGCTTCGGAAAGTCACCCGTGGCCGGGGTTTGCCGGCCACGGCCGTCAGGCCTGGCGAGTCGCCCGGCGGGCGGCCATGGCCGCCTTGAACTCCGGCGAATTGAGCCGGTTGAGGATCAGCATGTCCTCGGTTTCCAGGGACCGGCGCAACTCGTTGATGTCGCTTTTGAGGAGCTTGCGGATGGCCAGCATGGCCGCCACCTGCGGCTCCTGGTAGTAGGCGGCGACCTTGAGCGCCTCCGCTTCGAGCCTGGCCGCCGGCACGATCCGGTCCACGATGCCGAGGTTGTGCGCCTCCTCGGCCGAAAAACGCGGCCATTGCAGCACCTCCGCCGCCTTGGCCCCGCCGAGCATACGCGACAGGAAGTAGCCGCCGCCGCCCTTGGGGATGGTGCCCATTTCCGCCGAGGCGTTCTCGAAGACCGCCTGCTCGGTGACGATGCGGTAGTCGCAGGCCAGGCTCATGTTCAGGTGGAAGGCCGAGATGTGGCCGGTGTCGGCGTGGATGGTGACCTTGTTGAGCCCGGCCATGGTCACGGTGTAGTTGTTGACGAGGTTGAAAAGCCGCTGGATGAGGTAGTCCTCGCGCCGCGACGTCAGGAACTCGTCGAAAAATTCCAGCGTGTCGGTGGCCCCTTCCTTCTCGGGGCAGCCGATAAAAACCACCACCCGCACCAGGTCGGTATGGGCGATGATTTCCAGGTGATCGAAGAAGGTGTCGATCTTTTTCAAGTCCCTGGCGTGGCGCGTGAAATGGGGCTTGCCCCGCACGACCAGGATGTTGTCGCACCGTTCGGCGCTGAAAAACTCGTTGTCCGTGACCAGGCTGGTGGCGACTTCCATAAAACCCTCCTTGCGGGCACGGGATGGCGGCGGGGCGCCCGGCAAACCAACAACGCGCTACAACCCACCGTCTTAATTGAAGGTGCCACCCCGCGCCCGCCCTGTCAACACGCACCCGGCCCACCGGCCCACGGCGCAAAACCGCGAAACCCCTTGCCTTGGCCGGGCGGGCCTTCTATCCTTGGCGCAACCCTCATAAGAACCCTTTGCCCTTGGAGACGCCGTTGAGTGCCCGCAGCCTTGACGCCCTGTTCCGTCCCAATTCCGTGGCCGTGATCGGCGCGTCCGCGGACCCCAGGCATCCGGGCGCGGTCATCATGAAGAACCTGCTCGGCGGCAAGTTCCTGGGCCCGGTCATGCCGGTGGCCCCGGGCCTGGACGCCATCGCCGGGGTGCTGTGCTACAAGTCCGTGGACACGCTGCCCCTGACCCCGGACATCGGCGTGGTGGTCACCGACCCGGCCTCCGTGCCCGAAGTCCTGCGCGAACTGGGCCGGCGCGGCGTGGGCGCGGCCGTGGTGCTGCCTCCGGGCTGGGCCAAGCTGCCCCGGCAGGCCCGGCGCGAGTTGCAAACCCGCATGCTGGAAGCGGCCGCGCCGTCGGGCATCCGCATTCTCGGGCCGTCGGGCCTGGGCTTGGTCGTGCCCGGCATCGGGCTCAACTGCTCCCTGGCCGCCTCCGACGCCCTGCCCGGCAAGATCGCCTTCATTTCCCAGTCCGCCTCGCTTTTCACCGCCGTCCTCGACTGGGCGCGCACCAAGGGCATCGGCTTTTCCCACATCCTGTCGCTCGGCGACCGGGTGGACCTCAAGTACGCCGACATCCTGGACTACATGGCCCAGGACCCCAACACGCGCTCCATTTTGCTCTACGTCGAGTCCATCAGCGACGCGCGGTCGTTCATGAGCGCCTCCCGGGCGGCGGCCCGCAACAAGCCGGTGCTGGTCATCAAGCCCGGCCGCAAGCTGTGGACCGTCTTTCCGCCCGACCCGGCCGAGGGCCGCGACGAGGTCTACGACGAGGCCTTCCGCCGGGCCGGCATGCTGCGGGTGGGCGAGATCGACGCGCTGTTCGACGCCGCCCAGACCCTGGCCCGCTCGCGGCCGCTGCGCGGCGAGAACCTGGCCATTTTGACCAACGGCGGCTCCATCGGCATCATGGCCGCCGACGCCCTGCTCGAAGGCGGCGGCTCGCTGGTCGTGTTCGACGAGGAGGCCAGGGCCGCCCTGTCCAAACTCCTCGGCCCCAACTGGCTGCGCCACGGCGTGGTGGACATGAGCTTCGGCGCCGCGCCGGCCGACTACGCCGAGGCCTTGCGGGCGCTGTTGCGCGCCCCGGGCGTCAACGCCGTGCTGGTCATCCACGTGCCCTTTCCCGGGGTCAGCGCCGAGGAGGCGGCCAAGGCCATGGCCGAGGTCCTGGCCAAGACCAACCGCACGGTGCTGGCCTGCTGGATGGGCTACGACCCCGATGCCGGGCCGGCGCTGACGATCCTCAACAACGCCGGCGTGCCCACCTACGAGACCCCGGACCAGGCCGTGTCCG from Solidesulfovibrio sp. includes these protein-coding regions:
- a CDS encoding enoyl-CoA hydratase/isomerase family protein, which produces MEVATSLVTDNEFFSAERCDNILVVRGKPHFTRHARDLKKIDTFFDHLEIIAHTDLVRVVVFIGCPEKEGATDTLEFFDEFLTSRREDYLIQRLFNLVNNYTVTMAGLNKVTIHADTGHISAFHLNMSLACDYRIVTEQAVFENASAEMGTIPKGGGGYFLSRMLGGAKAAEVLQWPRFSAEEAHNLGIVDRIVPAARLEAEALKVAAYYQEPQVAAMLAIRKLLKSDINELRRSLETEDMLILNRLNSPEFKAAMAARRATRQA
- a CDS encoding M99 family carboxypeptidase catalytic domain-containing protein is translated as MRLFLTTFLLLVLAATARGGNLDFTLHKLESGRPGPTILVVGGIQGDEPGGFYTAALLVSHYKIKSGAVWVVPNLNFLSMIHNSRGMHGDMNRKFADLDPKDPEYEAIQKIKGIITDPGVEAVLHLHDGWGFYSPTYVSEWQNPKRWGQSVIIDQDSVPASRFGDLAALAEKAAAEANERLYDPMHAYHVKNTHTRGLDDETAKEMSKTLTYFAINNGKPAFGIEGSKNVSPFLSAYYHLAVVESFLRSFGIAFERAFELATPQVADALQSNVAVSFFDNKVYLDLRNARERLRYIPLKKGSAVEYRPGSPIMALVSAEKSLKVYFGNKNVTELDPQYCEYDTSLDAVPMEIDGVKRVVPFGRVVPVAKNFRVETGADYRANIIGFSKPGLANEAGLTLALSDLQPGYSVDKAGTIYRIEIYKGDKFCGMVLAAFDTKAPALAASDKLLRRLKQTGEIDLGR